The Ornithodoros turicata isolate Travis chromosome 7, ASM3712646v1, whole genome shotgun sequence genome includes a region encoding these proteins:
- the LOC135399900 gene encoding uncharacterized protein LOC135399900 isoform X2, translating into MAMLNKPKIIDAEPPDRTRTESEKSPHSITPIGADITADDFGQNGTNNGMSEMGMPCIRHSDCMPGLGLSCHKATGECDCASTNPIKLDDGERMYCVSARLLQDPCSKDLECSYRTPGAKCVNFRCDCPPTYYLYDNQRCESYIPAVLSNHSVLTITIGLIMSLVVLGIILSYQRVRSSKPRDAESEAKPGMSLEDDTRYQDFLEHLRSDPAAGAGIGPAPRPFSYSTMDHAKPQIGTEVYPAAYQRNPPHCLPCRDSPRGSDCSGRRSLRRKSCPSWEKTVWEQGVLALRKVCASDSQHMVPPRDVLLIRADPQLAAASSLSPAEWSRWGRQQQTTSTGARYEFTTLEGEKNPRAGADLLFRPTSSVASDAEVVVAAMNNDCPTCPRKQSDTAQSRNRKQVINCASEAHGREGELQSEQEPAQQAGLHYCGPRVEVPSSSIAVNEMKGVGKDNSQRCHMDAGGTAPSLVTRMKEALEKRIETLNRKQGHPLSQFRSKNGKCVTDKTDVTNDTTEQPQGTCRPAPGSVPVRSLPSIPVRKVDEVGNAAPLQRHALCSQSTAKKASQEKEVAKNGENNVGSRSTKSCAPRSDVPKKAISFAPCGKAEGLAQSPRGKVNPVPLGTSKHVTISLGHEAQQGTREASLHKVRLRPSLRSRSPPPEPQPRKPTMGKDVSEGERQAGSRPRTYASEEGVIESAKTGSLQKPPETLWQELVRADLKLPLDSRTAANFIGPAIHRNAQDFDIEFPFSSLSHSVHSSSSIVLPSLLKKQNNKQSAFLEKNNLQSPLPPALSSNPCKGQSLLDELITAAQSKLAPIPPGAPHGTSRSVYAPIAEQDLHTDEDEPAPRRLNQGGRPAGPVRFTCSELSARSPRRITSELREGDKVDEAARRHSDTSMVVPDEASQEERGPSPTVQSGTPRIEPSGPFELPTKTLQMARVWEQRHVASSTTSGEPKSSPHPIKFQDVTLRNMEWRRLRNAIGFEYEPGEQQSTGQTTTMMMMETCNRSSAKSGQWGKLPREFKSAKLISGSAANARREEVEYPRNSTTVSRSCGAQSRTSGLRGVTFHGSASTSNTSRSRYASGSCARSSVSERRHRPHRAYLTTKNRLKQGSVGYPHYRSSDQLWPWAIRTKSNASVATCRSGLLDPIRLRKTRSAIPKRKNVSLRHWKSGLVTTVRDAS; encoded by the exons ATGGCAATGTTGAACAAGCCGAAAATCATCGATGCGGA GCCACCGGATCGCACGAGAACGGAATCTGAAAAAAGTCCTCACTCAATTACACCAATAGGTGCGGACATCACAGCGGATGATTTTGGACAGAATGGCACGA ACAACGGGATGTCTGAGATGGGCATGCCGTGCATCAGACACAGCGATTGCATGCCTGGACTCGGGTTGTCATGTCACAAGGCCACGGGTGAATGCGATTGTGCTTCTACGAACCCTATAAAGCTTGACGATGGAGAGAGAATGTACTGCGTTTCTG CACGACTCCTGCAAGACCCCTGCTCTAAAGACCTCGAGTGCTCCTACAGGACACCCGGTGCCAAGTGTGTCAACTTCCGTTGTGACTGCCCGCCGACCTATTACTTGTACGACAACCAGCGATGCGAGTCCT ATATTCCAGCAGTTCTGTCAAATCATAGTGTACTGACCATCACCATCGGCCTGATAATGTCACTTGTGGTTCTTGGCATCATTCTGTCATATCAAAG AGTTCGGAGCTCCAAACCGAGGGATGCAGAATCTGAAGCCAAACCAGGAATGTCCCTGGAAGATGACACAAGGTACCAGGATTTTCTTGAACACCTTCGCAGTGATCCAGCTGCCGGAGCAGGAATTGGTCCAGCGCCGAGGCCGTTTAG TTATAGCACAATGGACCACGCCAAACCCCAAATTGGCACTGAAGTATATCCAGCTGCATACCAGCGCAATCCGCCGCACTGCCTCCCCTGCCGCGACAGCCCCAGAGGCAGCGATTGTTCCGGTCGACGTAGTTTAAGGAGGAAGTCCTGCCCTTCTTGGGAGAAAACTGTGTGGGAACAAGGTGTCCTGGCGCTCCGTAAGGTCTGCGCTTCAGATTCACAACATATGGTGCCGCCTCGAGATGTTTTGCTGATCCGCGCGGATCCACAGCTTGCAGCTGCCTCTTCTTTATCCCCTGCGGAATGGAGTCGATGGGGGCGGCAACAGCAGACGACGTCAACTGGTGCCCGCTACGAGTTCACAACCCTTGAAGGCGAGAAAAATCCGAGAGCAGGCGCAGACTTGCTATTCAGGCCAACAAGCTCCGTCGCGTCTGATGCAGAAGTTGTCGTCGCCGCAATGAATAATGATTGCCCAACATGTCCGCGCAAACAGAGCGACACTGCTCAAAGTAGAAATAGGAAGCAAGTTATAAATTGCGCTTCTGAGGCACACGGCAGAGAAGGTGAACTGCAATCTGAACAGGAGCCGGCGCAGCAGGCGGGGTTGCACTATTGCGGACCTCGTGTGGAAGTACCGTCTAGCTCGATCGCAGTGAATGAAATGAAGGGGGTCGGAAAAGACAATTCACAACGGTGCCATATGGACGCAGGTGGCACGGCACCATCACTGGTGACAAGAATGAAGGAAGCATTGGAAAAGAGGATCGAGACGCTCAACAGGAAGCAAGGCCATCCACTATCTCAATTTCGGAGCAAGAATGGGAAATGTGTGACAGACAAGACTGACGTTACTAACGACACCACAGAGCAGCCTCAAGGTACGTGTCGTCCGGCGCCTGGAAGTGTTCCAGTAAGGTCTCTTCCCTCCATTCCAGTAAGAAAGGTTGATGAAGTGGGCAATGCTGCTCCCTTGCAGCGTCATGCACTGTGTTCTCAATCTACGGCCAAGAAAGCGTCTCAGGAGAAAGAGGTAGCGAAAAATGGGGAAAATAATGTAGGATCGCGTTCAACGAAGTCATGCGCGCCTCGTTCTGACGTCCCGAAGaaagcgatatcgttcgctccATGCGGCAAAGCTGAGGGCCTCGCGCAATCGCCCCGTGGAAAAGTTAATCCCGTGCCACTTGGGACAAGCAAACATGTGACTATCTCTTTGGGACACGAAGCTCAACAAGGGACACGTGAGGCAAGCTTGCATAAAGTACGACTACGTCCGTCCTTAAGATCGAGGAGTCCCCCACCAGAGCCGCAACCTCGCAAGCCCACAATGGGTAAGGACGTAAGTGAAGGTGAAAGGCAAGCAGGTTCAAGGCCACGCACATATGCCTCAGAAGAAGGCGTCATCGAATCGGCTAAGACTGGTTCGCTCCAAAAACCTCCAGAAACCCTTTGGCAGGAGCTTGTCCGGGCTGACCTCAAATTGCCTTTAGACTCACGCACCGCCGCCAATTTTATTGGCCCTGCCATCCATCGTAACGCGCAAGATTTTGACATCGAATTTCCATTTAGCTCTTTGAGCCATAGCGTTCACAGCAGTAGCAGCATCGTTCTTCCGTCATTACTCAAGAAGCAAAATAACAAACAATCGGCTTTCCTTGAAAAAAATAACCTGCAATCCCCATTGCCCCCAGCGTTAAGCTCAAACCCCTGCAAAGGGCAAAGCTTGTTGGACGAACTTATTACCGCAGCTCAGAGCAAGTTGGCACCAATTCCTCCAGGAGCCCCTCACGGCACATCGCGTTCCGTTTATGCACCAATAGCGGAACAGGACCTTCACACCGACGAAGATGAACCTGCTCCGAGACGTCTCAATCAAGGGGGCCGTCCAGCAGGCCCCGTGCGGTTCACTTGCAGCGAACTATCAGCGAGGTCTCCGCGCAGGATCACGTCGGAGCTTCGAGAGGGTGATAAGGTTGACGAGGCCGCGAGGCGACACTCGGACACATCGATGGTAGTGCCAGATGAAGCGTCGCAGGAAGAGCGGGGCCCGTCACCAACAGTGCAATCTGGCACGCCTCGCATTGAACCATCTGGGCCGTTCGAGCTCCCCACAAAAACGCTTCAAATGGCTCGTGTGTGGGAGCAGCGTCACGTGGCTTCCAGCACGACAAGCGGGGAACCAAAGTCGTCACCCCACCCTATAAAATTTCAAGACGTTACTCTGCGCAACATGGAATGGAGAAGGCTTCGAAATGCAATCGGCTTTGAGTATGAACCCGGTGAACAACAAAGCACGGGGCAAACAAccacaatgatgatgatggagacaTGCAACAGAAGTTCAGCCAAATCAGGTCAATGGGGCAAGCTGCCACGCGAGTTTAAGTCCGCGAAACTTATTTCTGGCAGTGCCGCTAATGCACGTCGAGAAGAGGTGGAGTATCCACGTAATAGCACGACGGTGTCGCGTTCGTGCGGCGCTCAATCGCGCACGTCAGGCTTGAGAGGTGTGACGTTCCACGGCTCCGCGTCGACCTCGAATACTTCCCGAAGTAGGTACGCATCCGGAAGTTGCGCACGATCGTCCGTGTCTGAACGGCGGCATCGACCTCATAGAGCCTATTTGACGACCAAGAATCGACTGAAGCAGGGGTCCGTCGGCTATCCCCATTACAGGTCAAGTGACCAGCTATGGCCTTGGGCAATCAGAACGAAAAGTAATGCTTCGGTGGCCACGTGCCGAAGCGGGCTCCTTGACCCCATCCGATTAAGGAAGACGCGCTCAGCCATTCCAAAGAGGAAGAATGTTAGTTTGCGGCACTGGAAAAGTGGGCTTGTGACTACCGTCCGCGATGCTTCTTAA
- the LOC135399900 gene encoding uncharacterized protein LOC135399900 isoform X1, translating to MWTMHQVLCAAALASFLAVHAELLLGSSSPPDRTRTESEKSPHSITPIGADITADDFGQNGTNNGMSEMGMPCIRHSDCMPGLGLSCHKATGECDCASTNPIKLDDGERMYCVSARLLQDPCSKDLECSYRTPGAKCVNFRCDCPPTYYLYDNQRCESYIPAVLSNHSVLTITIGLIMSLVVLGIILSYQRVRSSKPRDAESEAKPGMSLEDDTRYQDFLEHLRSDPAAGAGIGPAPRPFSYSTMDHAKPQIGTEVYPAAYQRNPPHCLPCRDSPRGSDCSGRRSLRRKSCPSWEKTVWEQGVLALRKVCASDSQHMVPPRDVLLIRADPQLAAASSLSPAEWSRWGRQQQTTSTGARYEFTTLEGEKNPRAGADLLFRPTSSVASDAEVVVAAMNNDCPTCPRKQSDTAQSRNRKQVINCASEAHGREGELQSEQEPAQQAGLHYCGPRVEVPSSSIAVNEMKGVGKDNSQRCHMDAGGTAPSLVTRMKEALEKRIETLNRKQGHPLSQFRSKNGKCVTDKTDVTNDTTEQPQGTCRPAPGSVPVRSLPSIPVRKVDEVGNAAPLQRHALCSQSTAKKASQEKEVAKNGENNVGSRSTKSCAPRSDVPKKAISFAPCGKAEGLAQSPRGKVNPVPLGTSKHVTISLGHEAQQGTREASLHKVRLRPSLRSRSPPPEPQPRKPTMGKDVSEGERQAGSRPRTYASEEGVIESAKTGSLQKPPETLWQELVRADLKLPLDSRTAANFIGPAIHRNAQDFDIEFPFSSLSHSVHSSSSIVLPSLLKKQNNKQSAFLEKNNLQSPLPPALSSNPCKGQSLLDELITAAQSKLAPIPPGAPHGTSRSVYAPIAEQDLHTDEDEPAPRRLNQGGRPAGPVRFTCSELSARSPRRITSELREGDKVDEAARRHSDTSMVVPDEASQEERGPSPTVQSGTPRIEPSGPFELPTKTLQMARVWEQRHVASSTTSGEPKSSPHPIKFQDVTLRNMEWRRLRNAIGFEYEPGEQQSTGQTTTMMMMETCNRSSAKSGQWGKLPREFKSAKLISGSAANARREEVEYPRNSTTVSRSCGAQSRTSGLRGVTFHGSASTSNTSRSRYASGSCARSSVSERRHRPHRAYLTTKNRLKQGSVGYPHYRSSDQLWPWAIRTKSNASVATCRSGLLDPIRLRKTRSAIPKRKNVSLRHWKSGLVTTVRDAS from the exons ATGTGGACCATGCATCAAGTTCTTTGTGCTGCTGCTCTGGCTTCGTTTCTTGCCGTTCACGCGGAGTTGCTGCTGGGGTCGAGTTC GCCACCGGATCGCACGAGAACGGAATCTGAAAAAAGTCCTCACTCAATTACACCAATAGGTGCGGACATCACAGCGGATGATTTTGGACAGAATGGCACGA ACAACGGGATGTCTGAGATGGGCATGCCGTGCATCAGACACAGCGATTGCATGCCTGGACTCGGGTTGTCATGTCACAAGGCCACGGGTGAATGCGATTGTGCTTCTACGAACCCTATAAAGCTTGACGATGGAGAGAGAATGTACTGCGTTTCTG CACGACTCCTGCAAGACCCCTGCTCTAAAGACCTCGAGTGCTCCTACAGGACACCCGGTGCCAAGTGTGTCAACTTCCGTTGTGACTGCCCGCCGACCTATTACTTGTACGACAACCAGCGATGCGAGTCCT ATATTCCAGCAGTTCTGTCAAATCATAGTGTACTGACCATCACCATCGGCCTGATAATGTCACTTGTGGTTCTTGGCATCATTCTGTCATATCAAAG AGTTCGGAGCTCCAAACCGAGGGATGCAGAATCTGAAGCCAAACCAGGAATGTCCCTGGAAGATGACACAAGGTACCAGGATTTTCTTGAACACCTTCGCAGTGATCCAGCTGCCGGAGCAGGAATTGGTCCAGCGCCGAGGCCGTTTAG TTATAGCACAATGGACCACGCCAAACCCCAAATTGGCACTGAAGTATATCCAGCTGCATACCAGCGCAATCCGCCGCACTGCCTCCCCTGCCGCGACAGCCCCAGAGGCAGCGATTGTTCCGGTCGACGTAGTTTAAGGAGGAAGTCCTGCCCTTCTTGGGAGAAAACTGTGTGGGAACAAGGTGTCCTGGCGCTCCGTAAGGTCTGCGCTTCAGATTCACAACATATGGTGCCGCCTCGAGATGTTTTGCTGATCCGCGCGGATCCACAGCTTGCAGCTGCCTCTTCTTTATCCCCTGCGGAATGGAGTCGATGGGGGCGGCAACAGCAGACGACGTCAACTGGTGCCCGCTACGAGTTCACAACCCTTGAAGGCGAGAAAAATCCGAGAGCAGGCGCAGACTTGCTATTCAGGCCAACAAGCTCCGTCGCGTCTGATGCAGAAGTTGTCGTCGCCGCAATGAATAATGATTGCCCAACATGTCCGCGCAAACAGAGCGACACTGCTCAAAGTAGAAATAGGAAGCAAGTTATAAATTGCGCTTCTGAGGCACACGGCAGAGAAGGTGAACTGCAATCTGAACAGGAGCCGGCGCAGCAGGCGGGGTTGCACTATTGCGGACCTCGTGTGGAAGTACCGTCTAGCTCGATCGCAGTGAATGAAATGAAGGGGGTCGGAAAAGACAATTCACAACGGTGCCATATGGACGCAGGTGGCACGGCACCATCACTGGTGACAAGAATGAAGGAAGCATTGGAAAAGAGGATCGAGACGCTCAACAGGAAGCAAGGCCATCCACTATCTCAATTTCGGAGCAAGAATGGGAAATGTGTGACAGACAAGACTGACGTTACTAACGACACCACAGAGCAGCCTCAAGGTACGTGTCGTCCGGCGCCTGGAAGTGTTCCAGTAAGGTCTCTTCCCTCCATTCCAGTAAGAAAGGTTGATGAAGTGGGCAATGCTGCTCCCTTGCAGCGTCATGCACTGTGTTCTCAATCTACGGCCAAGAAAGCGTCTCAGGAGAAAGAGGTAGCGAAAAATGGGGAAAATAATGTAGGATCGCGTTCAACGAAGTCATGCGCGCCTCGTTCTGACGTCCCGAAGaaagcgatatcgttcgctccATGCGGCAAAGCTGAGGGCCTCGCGCAATCGCCCCGTGGAAAAGTTAATCCCGTGCCACTTGGGACAAGCAAACATGTGACTATCTCTTTGGGACACGAAGCTCAACAAGGGACACGTGAGGCAAGCTTGCATAAAGTACGACTACGTCCGTCCTTAAGATCGAGGAGTCCCCCACCAGAGCCGCAACCTCGCAAGCCCACAATGGGTAAGGACGTAAGTGAAGGTGAAAGGCAAGCAGGTTCAAGGCCACGCACATATGCCTCAGAAGAAGGCGTCATCGAATCGGCTAAGACTGGTTCGCTCCAAAAACCTCCAGAAACCCTTTGGCAGGAGCTTGTCCGGGCTGACCTCAAATTGCCTTTAGACTCACGCACCGCCGCCAATTTTATTGGCCCTGCCATCCATCGTAACGCGCAAGATTTTGACATCGAATTTCCATTTAGCTCTTTGAGCCATAGCGTTCACAGCAGTAGCAGCATCGTTCTTCCGTCATTACTCAAGAAGCAAAATAACAAACAATCGGCTTTCCTTGAAAAAAATAACCTGCAATCCCCATTGCCCCCAGCGTTAAGCTCAAACCCCTGCAAAGGGCAAAGCTTGTTGGACGAACTTATTACCGCAGCTCAGAGCAAGTTGGCACCAATTCCTCCAGGAGCCCCTCACGGCACATCGCGTTCCGTTTATGCACCAATAGCGGAACAGGACCTTCACACCGACGAAGATGAACCTGCTCCGAGACGTCTCAATCAAGGGGGCCGTCCAGCAGGCCCCGTGCGGTTCACTTGCAGCGAACTATCAGCGAGGTCTCCGCGCAGGATCACGTCGGAGCTTCGAGAGGGTGATAAGGTTGACGAGGCCGCGAGGCGACACTCGGACACATCGATGGTAGTGCCAGATGAAGCGTCGCAGGAAGAGCGGGGCCCGTCACCAACAGTGCAATCTGGCACGCCTCGCATTGAACCATCTGGGCCGTTCGAGCTCCCCACAAAAACGCTTCAAATGGCTCGTGTGTGGGAGCAGCGTCACGTGGCTTCCAGCACGACAAGCGGGGAACCAAAGTCGTCACCCCACCCTATAAAATTTCAAGACGTTACTCTGCGCAACATGGAATGGAGAAGGCTTCGAAATGCAATCGGCTTTGAGTATGAACCCGGTGAACAACAAAGCACGGGGCAAACAAccacaatgatgatgatggagacaTGCAACAGAAGTTCAGCCAAATCAGGTCAATGGGGCAAGCTGCCACGCGAGTTTAAGTCCGCGAAACTTATTTCTGGCAGTGCCGCTAATGCACGTCGAGAAGAGGTGGAGTATCCACGTAATAGCACGACGGTGTCGCGTTCGTGCGGCGCTCAATCGCGCACGTCAGGCTTGAGAGGTGTGACGTTCCACGGCTCCGCGTCGACCTCGAATACTTCCCGAAGTAGGTACGCATCCGGAAGTTGCGCACGATCGTCCGTGTCTGAACGGCGGCATCGACCTCATAGAGCCTATTTGACGACCAAGAATCGACTGAAGCAGGGGTCCGTCGGCTATCCCCATTACAGGTCAAGTGACCAGCTATGGCCTTGGGCAATCAGAACGAAAAGTAATGCTTCGGTGGCCACGTGCCGAAGCGGGCTCCTTGACCCCATCCGATTAAGGAAGACGCGCTCAGCCATTCCAAAGAGGAAGAATGTTAGTTTGCGGCACTGGAAAAGTGGGCTTGTGACTACCGTCCGCGATGCTTCTTAA